The following proteins are co-located in the Streptosporangium brasiliense genome:
- the meaB gene encoding methylmalonyl Co-A mutase-associated GTPase MeaB, producing the protein MDVPELVARAREGRPRAVARLISMVENGSPRLREITAELCADRPSRARVIGLTGAPGVGKSTSTGMLIQAFRRRGMRVGVLAVDPSSPFTGGALLGDRVRMQEHATDPEVFIRSMAGRGHLGGLAWATPQALRVLETAGCEVVLIETVGVGQAEVDIASLADTTVVLLAPGMGDGVQAAKAGILEIADVFVVNKADRDGAQAAVRELRNMVALAGRAWRPPIVPAVAVRGEGAEEVVAALDGHLAYLESSGELGRRRHARACAEIEAIALAALRSRSAHLHGDRRLDALATRVLEAGLDPYRAADELLAAVG; encoded by the coding sequence TTGGACGTCCCCGAGCTGGTGGCGCGGGCGCGGGAGGGCCGGCCCCGCGCGGTGGCCAGGCTGATCTCCATGGTGGAGAACGGCTCGCCCCGGCTCCGGGAGATCACCGCGGAGCTCTGCGCGGACCGGCCGTCCCGAGCCCGGGTCATCGGGCTCACCGGCGCCCCCGGGGTGGGCAAGTCCACCTCCACCGGGATGCTGATCCAGGCGTTCCGCAGGCGGGGCATGAGGGTCGGCGTGCTCGCGGTGGACCCGTCCTCGCCGTTCACCGGCGGGGCGCTGCTCGGCGACCGGGTCCGCATGCAGGAGCACGCCACCGACCCGGAGGTGTTCATCCGGTCGATGGCCGGCCGCGGCCACCTCGGCGGCCTGGCCTGGGCCACGCCCCAGGCGCTGCGCGTCCTGGAGACCGCCGGGTGCGAGGTCGTCCTCATCGAGACCGTCGGGGTCGGCCAGGCCGAGGTGGACATCGCCTCACTGGCCGACACCACCGTCGTGCTGCTCGCCCCGGGCATGGGCGACGGCGTCCAGGCGGCCAAGGCGGGCATCCTGGAGATCGCGGACGTGTTCGTGGTGAACAAGGCCGACCGCGATGGCGCCCAGGCGGCCGTCCGCGAGCTCCGCAACATGGTCGCCCTGGCCGGACGGGCCTGGCGGCCGCCGATCGTGCCGGCCGTGGCCGTCCGGGGCGAGGGCGCCGAGGAGGTGGTCGCCGCCCTCGACGGGCACCTGGCCTATCTTGAGAGCTCCGGTGAGCTGGGCCGCCGGCGCCATGCCAGGGCCTGCGCCGAGATCGAGGCCATCGCCCTGGCCGCCCTCCGCTCCCGCTCCGCCCACCTCCACGGAGACCGGCGCCTGGACGCCCTCGCCACCCGTGTCCTGGAGGCCGGCCTCGATCCCTACCGGGCCGCCGACGAGCTGCTGGCGGCCGTCGGCTGA
- a CDS encoding DUF4230 domain-containing protein translates to MKAPTEAPPEVPSAPRRRGWRFLAGLLVAVALLVVGARLAWSWLDPFGGTTVDRSQPVLLQSIHDLSRFEAATGNFQVVVDLEKDAAFLPDAVKGSRTLFVGAGGVDAYVDFGGLATGALTVSPDRKEVTVKLPRAQLEKPNLDNKRSYVYAQQRGLFDRVEDFLSSSPADQQELYVLAEKKIAEAAQASDLRNRADQNTKNMLRGMLTTLGFEKVTVKFADEP, encoded by the coding sequence GTGAAAGCCCCTACAGAAGCACCGCCCGAGGTCCCCTCCGCGCCTCGCCGGCGTGGCTGGCGCTTCCTCGCCGGGCTCCTCGTCGCCGTCGCGCTCCTCGTCGTGGGCGCCCGCCTGGCCTGGTCCTGGCTGGACCCGTTCGGCGGGACCACGGTCGACCGCAGCCAGCCCGTGCTGCTGCAGTCCATTCACGACCTGAGCCGCTTCGAGGCGGCCACCGGCAACTTCCAGGTCGTCGTGGACCTGGAGAAGGACGCCGCCTTCCTGCCCGACGCCGTCAAGGGCAGCCGGACGCTCTTCGTCGGGGCGGGCGGCGTCGACGCCTACGTCGACTTCGGCGGCCTCGCCACGGGCGCGCTGACCGTCTCGCCCGACCGCAAGGAGGTCACGGTCAAGCTGCCGCGCGCCCAGCTCGAAAAGCCCAACCTCGACAACAAGCGCTCCTACGTCTACGCCCAGCAGCGCGGCCTGTTCGACCGGGTCGAGGACTTCCTGTCCTCCTCCCCGGCCGACCAGCAGGAGCTCTACGTGCTCGCCGAGAAGAAGATCGCCGAGGCCGCCCAGGCCAGCGACCTGCGCAACCGCGCCGACCAGAACACCAAGAACATGCTCCGGGGCATGCTGACCACCCTCGGCTTCGAGAAGGTGACCGTCAAGTTCGCCGACGAGCCCTGA
- a CDS encoding MarR family winged helix-turn-helix transcriptional regulator, which translates to MRPRYRSPVATGQLNLPFDPIERAAETWRVHFGPSSAMAAVTSIMRAHQILLSQLDTLLKPHDLTFARYEALVLLTFSKTGALPLSTIGERLMVHPTSVTNTVDRLERAGLVRRMRNPRDGRGVLAEITDGGREVVDRATADLMGADFAMTMYGEAELEQMFGLLRTLRVAAGDFEG; encoded by the coding sequence ATGAGGCCGCGCTACCGTAGCCCTGTGGCTACAGGTCAGCTGAATCTGCCGTTCGACCCCATCGAGCGCGCCGCGGAGACGTGGCGTGTTCACTTCGGGCCGTCCTCGGCCATGGCCGCCGTCACGTCGATCATGAGAGCGCACCAGATCCTGCTCTCGCAACTGGACACGCTACTTAAACCGCATGACTTGACCTTTGCCCGGTACGAGGCACTGGTTTTGCTGACGTTCAGCAAGACGGGAGCGTTGCCGCTGTCCACGATCGGCGAGCGGCTGATGGTGCATCCCACCAGCGTGACGAACACCGTGGACCGGCTGGAGCGGGCCGGGCTGGTCCGCCGCATGCGCAACCCCCGGGACGGCCGGGGGGTGCTGGCGGAGATCACCGACGGGGGCCGGGAGGTCGTGGACCGGGCGACCGCCGATCTGATGGGCGCCGATTTCGCCATGACCATGTACGGCGAGGCGGAGCTGGAGCAGATGTTCGGGCTGCTCAGGACCTTGCGGGTGGCCGCGGGGGATTTCGAGGGCTGA